One window from the genome of Spirosoma rhododendri encodes:
- a CDS encoding MBL fold metallo-hydrolase, producing MVATILILAVLALGVFLFLQSQPFGRNPAGDRLARIQRSPHYRDGSFQNIEPTEVMRQEASKLEMARDFFDKPADNVPQHPLPTVRTDLTTLPDSTPTVVWFGHSSYLIKSNGTTILVDPVFSGYTAPVSFFSKAFPGTNIYSADDMPPIDMLILTHDHYDHLDAATLPKLLPKVKKVYTALGVGAHLERWGYTPEQIVEFDWWENHTVSDSISLTATPARHFSGRSLTRGKTLWTSLVLNLNGYRLFIGGDSGYDKQFKTVGEKFGPFDLAMLECGQYGKDWPNIHMFPEQTAQAAHDLRTKLLLPVHWGKFALSVHSWNESIKRLEAQVLKTPLPLVTPRIGEPFSLGGSYPRQPWWND from the coding sequence ATGGTAGCGACAATTCTCATTCTAGCCGTTCTGGCCCTTGGCGTCTTTTTATTCCTACAGTCGCAGCCGTTCGGACGCAATCCAGCCGGTGATCGGCTCGCCCGCATCCAGCGTTCCCCGCACTACCGCGATGGCTCGTTTCAGAACATCGAACCAACCGAGGTCATGCGTCAGGAAGCATCGAAGCTGGAGATGGCCCGTGACTTTTTCGACAAACCAGCCGACAACGTTCCGCAGCATCCGCTGCCCACCGTCCGCACCGACCTGACTACCCTGCCCGACAGTACGCCCACCGTTGTCTGGTTCGGGCACTCCTCATACCTCATCAAATCAAACGGCACGACGATTCTGGTCGACCCGGTATTCAGCGGCTATACAGCCCCCGTGTCGTTTTTCAGCAAAGCATTTCCCGGCACCAACATCTACAGTGCCGACGACATGCCGCCAATCGACATGCTGATTCTGACGCACGATCACTACGACCACCTCGATGCGGCCACGTTGCCAAAGCTGCTGCCGAAGGTAAAGAAAGTGTACACCGCACTGGGCGTAGGGGCGCACCTTGAGCGCTGGGGATACACCCCCGAGCAGATCGTGGAATTCGACTGGTGGGAAAACCACACCGTCAGCGACAGTATCAGCCTGACGGCCACTCCCGCCCGCCACTTCTCGGGGCGCAGCCTGACGCGGGGCAAAACCCTCTGGACATCGCTTGTGCTGAACCTCAACGGCTACCGGCTGTTTATCGGGGGAGATTCGGGCTACGACAAACAGTTCAAAACTGTCGGCGAGAAGTTCGGTCCGTTTGATCTGGCAATGCTCGAATGCGGGCAATACGGCAAAGACTGGCCAAACATTCACATGTTTCCCGAGCAAACCGCGCAGGCCGCCCACGACCTCCGCACCAAGCTGCTACTGCCCGTACACTGGGGGAAGTTTGCCCTGTCGGTGCATTCGTGGAATGAGTCGATCAAACGACTGGAAGCGCAGGTACTTAAAACACCTCTGCCGCTGGTGACACCCCGGATCGGCGAGCCGTTCAGCCTGGGTGGTTCCTACCCGCGCCAGCCGTGGTGGAACGACTAG
- a CDS encoding mevalonate kinase family protein, whose product MPETFTASTPGRICLFGEHQDYLGLPVIAAAISRRIAITAQPDAQPGFRLALPDIGSQIDIPFDGNVLPYPNTRDYFRSAVNVLLREGFTFSRGISGTVRGNIPINSGTSSSSALLVSWLNLLTHLADQPVTLSQERIAELAYTAEVLEFGEPGGMMDHYSTAVGNLIYLESTPAIALQTLTPPLGTFVLGDSREPKDTIGILSRVKFGMLDIVRRLAAIDPTFSLHTTELTQAPEYKDILIKDEYNLLKGNLANRDILRDALHLLQQPADSFDHTRFGRLLNDHQTNLREAQRISTPKIDRMLDVALNAGALGGKINGSGGGGCMFVYAPNQPEQVADAIERAGGKAYVITVDDGTFFSKHGDTERFTEHTE is encoded by the coding sequence ATGCCCGAAACCTTCACTGCGTCGACGCCGGGGCGAATCTGTCTGTTTGGCGAACATCAGGATTATCTGGGCCTGCCGGTGATTGCAGCGGCTATCTCGCGCCGGATCGCCATCACCGCGCAGCCTGATGCGCAGCCCGGCTTTCGGCTTGCACTGCCCGACATCGGGAGTCAGATCGATATTCCATTCGACGGAAACGTTCTGCCATACCCCAACACCCGCGACTATTTCCGGTCGGCGGTGAATGTGCTGCTGCGGGAAGGATTTACGTTTAGCCGCGGTATTTCGGGAACAGTGCGGGGCAACATCCCGATCAACTCCGGCACGTCGAGTTCGTCGGCCCTGCTCGTTAGCTGGCTCAACCTGCTGACGCACCTTGCCGATCAACCGGTTACGCTTTCGCAGGAACGCATAGCCGAACTGGCCTACACGGCAGAAGTGCTGGAGTTTGGCGAGCCGGGCGGCATGATGGACCATTACTCGACGGCGGTGGGTAATCTGATTTACCTCGAATCGACCCCGGCGATTGCCCTTCAAACGCTGACGCCCCCGCTTGGCACCTTCGTGCTGGGCGACTCGCGCGAACCTAAAGACACCATCGGTATTCTGAGCCGGGTGAAGTTTGGGATGCTCGATATCGTCAGGCGGTTAGCGGCTATCGACCCAACATTCTCGCTGCACACGACCGAACTAACGCAGGCCCCCGAATACAAAGACATTCTGATCAAAGACGAGTACAACCTGCTGAAGGGCAACCTCGCCAACCGCGATATTCTGCGCGACGCGTTGCACCTGCTGCAACAGCCAGCCGATTCGTTTGACCACACCCGGTTTGGTCGGCTGCTCAACGATCATCAGACGAACCTCCGCGAAGCCCAGCGTATCTCGACGCCCAAAATCGACCGTATGCTCGACGTAGCGTTAAACGCCGGAGCATTGGGTGGCAAAATCAACGGTTCCGGCGGGGGTGGTTGTATGTTTGTTTACGCACCCAACCAGCCCGAACAGGTCGCCGACGCCATTGAACGCGCAGGTGGCAAAGCGTATGTGATTACGGTTGACGACGGAACATTTTTTTCTAAACACGGAGATACAGAGAGATTCACAGAGCACACGGAGTAA
- a CDS encoding SDR family NAD(P)-dependent oxidoreductase yields the protein MNGKNILIIGASSGIGHALAQQLQAAGATLFTAGRQQPDGINSTHMTWDVSQTPAADALTSLPDVLHGLVYCPGTINLKPFQRLEPADYRADLEINVMGAIAAIHTSFPALKMAKGAGIVLFSTVAAKLGMGLHSSVSVAKSAVEGLAKSLAAEFAPLKIRVNAVAPSLTDTPLATNLLSTDERRDAANKRHPLSRVGTPDDIASMAAYLLDDKASWITGQIIGVDGGMGSLK from the coding sequence ATGAACGGTAAGAATATCCTGATTATCGGTGCCAGCTCGGGCATCGGTCACGCATTAGCCCAGCAACTGCAAGCTGCCGGAGCCACCCTGTTTACCGCCGGTCGGCAACAGCCCGACGGCATCAACTCGACACACATGACGTGGGACGTCAGCCAGACGCCCGCTGCCGACGCGCTGACCAGCCTGCCCGACGTGCTGCATGGACTGGTGTACTGCCCCGGCACGATCAACCTCAAACCATTTCAGCGGCTTGAACCCGCCGACTACCGGGCCGATCTGGAAATCAATGTGATGGGGGCTATCGCGGCTATTCATACCTCGTTTCCGGCTCTCAAAATGGCGAAAGGAGCCGGTATCGTGCTGTTCAGTACCGTTGCCGCCAAACTCGGCATGGGCCTGCATTCGTCGGTATCGGTGGCGAAATCGGCTGTTGAAGGACTAGCGAAGTCGCTGGCGGCTGAGTTTGCTCCGCTGAAAATTCGCGTCAACGCCGTTGCACCGTCGCTCACCGACACACCGCTGGCAACCAACCTGCTCAGCACCGACGAACGGCGCGATGCCGCCAACAAACGCCATCCGCTCAGCCGGGTTGGCACACCCGACGACATTGCCAGCATGGCCGCTTACCTGCTCGACGATAAAGCCAGCTGGATAACGGGGCAGATTATCGGCGTCGACGGCGGTATGGGAAGTTTGAAATAA
- a CDS encoding LapA family protein, which produces MEPNNKPDFQHGYSSGVGGVDRDTYEGYLSSQISTDWLTERIEEKRAELTATEQRLADATNAHRTAYAELQPAAGQTDRLTQQLAQRQSDRQAVLTERDALRERRAKAAPDYSLLAGLLFLVAGISFLAGDLIISHEIVAYALNIRNSDEAWAFAVGLAMVSILLKPAYDRLIEQPYQENPEQNRGRYERFKIALAVFAVLTLAVLGWFRYEAYRTDQLKAAINKSVRQLQLSTDPLATTTTLPPAVMNQIEKQLAESSELNLALVNSPWALLSFVLSGILFALAGAVCLGIALPVLSAFWFRWLQADVRLGKYRRRLRRMDKEIAPLENQLAEHRTQQNVLQHNLDLLPNLNELKNRVSTIMADLDLLLAELKLAQTDSRISNFNDGYGQGEAIRGTLSDDEQRQLQRERLLATTNRPPRPADSSNGSAADKLTNGKAPAQRPYQTIRQFLSDQL; this is translated from the coding sequence ATGGAACCAAACAATAAGCCTGATTTTCAGCACGGTTACAGCAGTGGTGTTGGCGGGGTCGACCGCGACACCTACGAGGGTTACCTGTCGAGTCAGATCAGCACCGACTGGCTGACGGAGCGTATCGAGGAGAAACGTGCCGAGCTGACAGCGACCGAACAGCGACTGGCCGACGCGACCAATGCCCACCGCACGGCTTATGCTGAATTGCAACCGGCCGCCGGGCAAACCGATCGGCTTACGCAGCAGTTGGCCCAGCGGCAGAGCGACCGGCAGGCGGTACTGACCGAGCGCGACGCCCTACGCGAGCGACGCGCCAAAGCCGCGCCCGACTACTCGCTGCTGGCCGGGTTACTATTTCTGGTAGCGGGCATTTCATTTCTGGCTGGCGACCTGATTATCTCGCACGAGATCGTAGCCTACGCGCTCAACATCCGCAATTCCGACGAAGCATGGGCGTTTGCGGTTGGTCTGGCGATGGTATCGATTCTGCTAAAACCCGCCTACGACCGCCTGATCGAACAGCCGTACCAGGAAAATCCCGAACAGAACCGGGGCCGCTACGAACGGTTCAAAATAGCGCTTGCGGTGTTCGCCGTGTTGACGCTGGCCGTACTGGGCTGGTTTCGGTACGAAGCATACCGCACCGATCAGCTGAAAGCCGCCATCAATAAATCGGTGCGGCAGTTGCAGCTGAGTACCGACCCGCTGGCAACGACAACCACACTTCCACCGGCGGTGATGAATCAGATCGAGAAGCAGCTGGCGGAGTCGAGCGAGCTGAATCTGGCCCTCGTCAACAGTCCGTGGGCGCTGCTGTCGTTTGTGCTGAGCGGCATTCTGTTTGCGCTGGCCGGGGCCGTTTGCCTCGGCATTGCCCTGCCGGTGTTGTCGGCGTTCTGGTTTCGCTGGTTACAGGCCGACGTTCGGCTGGGTAAGTACCGCCGTCGACTGCGCCGGATGGACAAAGAAATTGCCCCGCTGGAAAATCAGCTGGCCGAGCACCGCACCCAACAAAACGTACTGCAACACAATCTCGATCTGCTGCCCAATCTGAATGAACTAAAAAATCGGGTCAGCACGATCATGGCAGACCTTGATCTGCTGCTGGCTGAGCTGAAACTGGCGCAGACCGACAGCCGTATCAGCAACTTCAACGATGGGTACGGACAGGGCGAAGCCATTCGCGGCACCCTCTCCGACGACGAGCAACGGCAGCTTCAGCGCGAACGACTGTTGGCAACCACCAACCGCCCCCCTCGCCCGGCCGATTCGTCCAACGGCTCAGCCGCCGACAAGCTTACCAACGGCAAAGCCCCCGCGCAACGGCCCTACCAGACTATCCGTCAGTTTCTCTCCGATCAACTATAG
- a CDS encoding Gfo/Idh/MocA family protein, translated as MSQPTRRDFIKTTALTGAAATVFPTFLTGAKAPKATVRLGFIGVGLRGRNHVQQALFRDDVVIPAICDVDQASIAATNELFKKAGRPLPEAYGKGDKAFEQMLKRDDLDGVVIATPWEWHVPMAVATMKAGKYAAVEVSATVTLQESWDLVDASEKTGMPCMILENVCYRRDVLAVLNMVRQGLFGEMTYAHCGYQHDLRGIKFNDGKGHGAGAEFGKNAYSEARWRTQHSVDRNGDLYPTHGLGPVAHWLNINRGNQFVRLTSMATKSRGLHKYVVDHGGADHPNAKVNFKLGDVVTTMIECANGENIVIIHDTNSPRPYSLGFRAQGTQGIWMDDNDMIYLEGVTPKAHTWEPFAAYQEKYDHPLWKRHAQTAESSGHGGIDFFVLRAFIEAVKAKGPVPIDVYDAAVWSAISPLSEQSIAGGSKAVDIPDFTRGKWKTNKPVFALNDAF; from the coding sequence ATGAGCCAGCCAACTCGTCGCGACTTCATCAAAACCACCGCCCTGACCGGCGCTGCGGCCACCGTATTCCCCACCTTTCTGACCGGTGCCAAAGCGCCGAAAGCCACTGTTCGACTCGGCTTTATTGGCGTCGGCCTGCGGGGGCGAAATCACGTGCAGCAGGCGTTGTTCCGCGACGACGTAGTCATACCAGCGATCTGCGACGTTGATCAGGCCAGTATTGCCGCGACCAATGAGCTGTTCAAAAAAGCCGGTCGCCCGCTGCCGGAAGCGTACGGCAAAGGCGACAAAGCGTTCGAACAAATGCTGAAACGCGACGACCTCGACGGCGTGGTGATTGCGACACCCTGGGAATGGCACGTGCCGATGGCCGTCGCAACGATGAAAGCCGGGAAATATGCCGCCGTCGAAGTATCGGCAACGGTGACGCTTCAGGAATCGTGGGATCTGGTCGACGCTTCGGAGAAAACGGGTATGCCCTGCATGATCCTGGAGAACGTCTGCTACCGGCGCGACGTGCTGGCGGTGCTGAATATGGTGCGGCAGGGGCTGTTCGGCGAGATGACCTACGCCCACTGCGGCTATCAGCACGACCTGCGGGGTATCAAATTCAACGACGGCAAAGGCCACGGCGCCGGGGCAGAGTTTGGTAAGAACGCCTACTCAGAAGCCCGCTGGCGCACGCAGCACTCCGTCGACCGCAACGGTGATCTATACCCGACACACGGGCTGGGACCTGTTGCGCACTGGCTCAACATCAACCGGGGCAATCAGTTCGTCCGCCTGACGAGTATGGCCACCAAAAGCCGGGGATTGCACAAGTACGTTGTCGATCACGGCGGGGCCGATCACCCCAACGCAAAAGTCAATTTCAAACTCGGCGACGTGGTGACCACCATGATCGAATGTGCCAACGGCGAAAACATCGTTATCATTCACGATACCAACTCGCCCCGCCCCTATTCGCTGGGCTTCCGGGCGCAGGGTACGCAGGGCATCTGGATGGACGACAACGACATGATCTATCTGGAAGGCGTTACGCCGAAGGCCCACACTTGGGAACCGTTCGCTGCCTACCAGGAGAAATACGACCACCCGCTCTGGAAGCGACACGCGCAGACGGCCGAAAGCAGCGGGCACGGCGGCATCGACTTTTTCGTGCTGCGGGCCTTTATCGAAGCCGTCAAAGCGAAAGGCCCGGTTCCCATCGACGTCTACGATGCTGCCGTCTGGAGTGCCATCAGCCCATTATCAGAGCAAAGCATTGCCGGGGGCAGTAAAGCCGTTGACATTCCTGACTTTACACGGGGAAAGTGGAAAACAAATAAGCCTGTTTTTGCCCTAAACGACGCATTTTAA
- a CDS encoding sugar MFS transporter: protein MTPTAPPPKTSSYVGPLLIIGALFFIFGFVTWVNSVLIAFFKQAFALSTVGSNLVAFAFFISYTLMAIPSSAVLKRTGFKNGMSLGLIVMAVGTLIFVPAANAVSYPLFLVGLFLIGIGLTVLQTASNPYATILGPRESAAQRISFLGIANKLAGIISQLIFGNLLLTSSESLSAADSLARVVTPYLILTGVLIVLAVLIRFSTLPEVSEEQDDTPGDVATHDSVWQFPNLVLGVLALFCYVGAEVIAGDTIINYGKALGFDNAEAKYFTTYTLYGLLAGYVLGIVLIPRVISQQTALRFGAAYGLVLTTATLFTTGFTSVLCVALLGFGLAPIWPALWPLALNRLGRFTKLGSALLIMGISGGAILPLVHGYLTDTYSAQSAYALLLPLFGFILYYAISGHKRNSW from the coding sequence ATGACACCAACCGCCCCCCCGCCCAAAACCAGTTCATACGTCGGACCGCTGCTGATTATTGGCGCGCTGTTTTTCATTTTCGGCTTCGTCACCTGGGTCAACAGCGTACTGATTGCCTTCTTCAAGCAAGCCTTTGCCCTCAGCACCGTCGGGTCGAATCTGGTGGCCTTTGCGTTTTTCATCTCCTACACGCTGATGGCCATTCCATCATCGGCGGTGCTGAAACGGACGGGATTTAAAAACGGAATGTCGCTGGGACTAATCGTCATGGCCGTGGGTACGCTGATTTTCGTGCCGGCTGCCAACGCCGTGTCGTACCCCCTGTTTCTGGTCGGGCTGTTCCTGATCGGTATCGGCCTGACGGTACTGCAAACAGCCTCAAACCCCTACGCAACGATTCTCGGACCGCGTGAGAGTGCCGCCCAGCGCATCAGCTTTCTGGGTATCGCCAACAAACTGGCGGGTATCATCAGCCAGCTTATTTTCGGCAACCTGCTGCTAACCAGCAGCGAATCGCTCAGCGCAGCCGACTCACTGGCGCGGGTTGTTACGCCATATCTCATCCTGACCGGCGTGCTGATCGTGCTGGCGGTGCTGATCCGCTTCTCGACGCTGCCGGAGGTTTCGGAAGAGCAGGACGACACACCGGGCGACGTGGCCACGCACGACAGCGTCTGGCAGTTCCCAAACCTCGTGCTGGGCGTGCTGGCCCTGTTCTGTTACGTCGGTGCGGAAGTCATTGCGGGCGATACGATCATCAACTACGGCAAAGCACTCGGTTTCGACAATGCCGAAGCCAAATACTTCACGACCTACACACTTTACGGTCTGCTGGCGGGTTACGTGCTCGGCATCGTGCTGATTCCCCGCGTGATTTCGCAGCAGACGGCCCTGCGCTTCGGCGCGGCTTACGGGCTGGTGCTGACTACGGCAACGCTGTTTACCACTGGTTTTACGTCGGTGTTGTGTGTGGCACTGCTCGGCTTCGGTCTGGCTCCGATCTGGCCTGCCCTCTGGCCACTCGCTCTAAACCGGCTGGGCCGGTTCACTAAACTGGGCTCGGCCCTGCTCATCATGGGCATATCGGGCGGTGCCATTCTGCCGCTCGTACACGGCTACCTGACCGATACGTACAGCGCGCAGTCGGCTTATGCCCTGCTGCTGCCGCTGTTCGGCTTTATCCTGTACTACGCCATATCGGGCCACAAGCGTAATAGCTGGTAG
- the eat gene encoding ethanolamine permease, which produces MPEKTSLKKAITTTQLWAIAVGMVISGEYFGWNYGWAVAGTVGFLIATLLVTVLYLAFIFSYTELTTAIPDAGGPFAYALRAFGPTGGFVAGFATLVDFLMAPPAIAAALGAYAHFLNPALSVLWVAVGSYVVFIGINLLGIRESANFSVIITFLSVAELVVFLLLVAPAYRTENVLAHNDEFGVGGVFAAIPFAIWFYLAIEGVAMVAEEVKDPQKTIPRGYLLSIATLVVLALATMLLCAGVGDWRQLSNIDYPLPETLAMALGRQNPWSKLFAGLGLFGLIASFHANTLGYSRQIFALARAGYLPRFLADVNARFQTPHWSLIAGGLVGLAALFSGTTGQIITLSVIGALVMYISSLLSLFRLRKTEPTLSRPFQTPGYPFIPVLALVLSIVCLLAIGWYNPGLSLLFVGLMAVAWLLFRWQLRAN; this is translated from the coding sequence ATGCCTGAAAAAACCAGTCTAAAAAAAGCCATCACCACCACGCAGCTTTGGGCGATTGCCGTTGGCATGGTGATTTCGGGTGAGTATTTCGGCTGGAACTACGGCTGGGCGGTGGCCGGAACGGTTGGTTTTCTCATTGCCACGCTGCTGGTTACGGTGCTTTACCTCGCCTTTATCTTCAGCTATACCGAGCTGACAACCGCTATTCCTGACGCGGGCGGGCCGTTTGCCTACGCCCTGCGCGCCTTCGGGCCGACGGGCGGTTTTGTAGCTGGTTTCGCGACGCTGGTTGATTTTTTGATGGCGCCCCCGGCCATTGCGGCTGCGCTCGGTGCCTACGCCCATTTTCTCAATCCGGCCCTGTCGGTGCTGTGGGTAGCCGTGGGCTCGTACGTTGTGTTTATTGGTATCAACCTGCTCGGCATCAGGGAGTCGGCCAATTTCTCGGTCATCATCACGTTTCTGTCGGTTGCCGAACTGGTGGTATTTCTGCTGCTGGTAGCCCCCGCGTACCGAACGGAAAACGTGCTGGCCCACAACGACGAATTTGGCGTCGGCGGGGTGTTTGCCGCCATCCCCTTTGCAATCTGGTTTTACCTGGCCATTGAAGGCGTCGCGATGGTGGCCGAAGAAGTCAAAGACCCGCAGAAAACGATTCCACGTGGCTACCTGCTGAGCATCGCTACGCTGGTTGTTCTCGCGCTGGCGACCATGCTGCTTTGCGCGGGTGTCGGCGACTGGCGGCAGCTCAGCAACATCGACTACCCGCTGCCCGAAACGCTGGCCATGGCCCTGGGACGGCAGAATCCGTGGTCAAAACTGTTTGCCGGGCTGGGGCTCTTTGGCCTGATCGCGTCGTTTCACGCCAACACGCTCGGCTATTCGCGGCAGATTTTTGCGCTGGCGCGGGCGGGTTACTTACCCCGCTTTCTGGCCGACGTCAACGCCCGGTTTCAGACGCCCCACTGGTCGCTGATTGCGGGTGGGCTGGTCGGACTGGCGGCTTTATTTTCCGGCACGACGGGGCAGATTATTACGCTATCGGTAATCGGTGCGCTGGTTATGTACATCAGCAGTTTGCTGAGTCTGTTTCGGTTACGCAAAACGGAGCCCACCCTGTCACGCCCTTTTCAAACGCCGGGCTATCCGTTCATACCGGTACTGGCCCTTGTGCTGTCCATTGTTTGCCTGTTGGCCATTGGCTGGTACAACCCCGGCCTTAGCCTGTTATTCGTGGGGCTGATGGCTGTTGCGTGGCTTCTCTTCCGCTGGCAGCTCCGTGCAAACTGA
- a CDS encoding 6-pyruvoyl trahydropterin synthase family protein — translation MDMPRVAVFRKEHFNAAHRLHNPNWSDEKNTRVYGKCNNPNYHGHNYDLIVQVTGPIDPETGYVMDMKVLGDLIKERVTDHFDHKNLNLDTAEFADLNPSAENIAIVIYHRLRSHLPQGLDLKIRLYETERNFVEYPA, via the coding sequence ATGGACATGCCCCGCGTGGCGGTGTTTCGGAAGGAACACTTTAACGCGGCCCACCGGCTGCACAATCCCAATTGGTCCGACGAGAAAAATACGCGGGTCTATGGCAAGTGTAACAACCCCAACTACCACGGTCATAATTACGACCTGATTGTGCAGGTCACCGGCCCGATTGACCCCGAAACGGGTTATGTCATGGACATGAAGGTGCTGGGCGACCTGATTAAAGAGCGGGTCACCGACCACTTCGATCACAAAAACCTTAACCTCGACACGGCCGAGTTTGCTGACCTTAATCCGTCGGCCGAAAACATCGCCATCGTTATTTACCACCGGCTGCGAAGCCACTTACCTCAGGGGCTCGACCTCAAAATAAGACTCTATGAAACCGAACGGAACTTCGTCGAATACCCCGCCTAG
- the folE gene encoding GTP cyclohydrolase I FolE has protein sequence MKPNGTSSNTPPSDGNRHANGVHRDGIHRDGQGYNGHDVDHLLADEIGDVHGAAALDTPMRPDAFDLDDDTKIDLIEEHFREIMNVLGLDLTDDSLKGSPRRVAKMYVNEIFKGLNPDNKPVATLFDNKFQYNEMLVEKDINVQSYCEHHFVPILGKAHVAYISSGKVIGLSKLNRIVEYYSKRPQVQERLTMQIADELKRVLQTDDVAVIIDAKHLCVSTRGVQDLNSTTITASYSGKFEDEATRQELLRYIG, from the coding sequence ATGAAACCGAACGGAACTTCGTCGAATACCCCGCCTAGTGACGGAAACCGGCATGCAAACGGTGTCCACCGCGACGGCATTCACCGCGACGGGCAGGGCTACAACGGGCATGACGTCGATCACCTGCTGGCCGACGAAATCGGTGACGTTCACGGTGCGGCTGCTCTTGACACACCGATGCGCCCCGACGCGTTTGATCTTGACGACGACACCAAAATCGACCTGATTGAAGAACATTTTCGGGAGATCATGAACGTACTGGGCCTCGACCTGACCGACGATAGCCTGAAAGGATCGCCCCGGCGTGTGGCCAAGATGTACGTCAACGAAATATTCAAAGGGCTCAACCCCGACAACAAGCCAGTAGCGACGCTGTTCGACAACAAGTTTCAGTACAACGAGATGTTGGTTGAGAAAGACATCAACGTACAGTCGTACTGCGAGCACCACTTTGTGCCGATTCTGGGTAAAGCGCACGTTGCGTACATATCCAGCGGCAAGGTGATCGGGCTGTCGAAGCTGAACCGAATCGTTGAATACTACAGTAAACGGCCGCAGGTGCAGGAGCGCCTGACCATGCAAATTGCCGACGAACTGAAGCGGGTGCTGCAAACCGACGACGTGGCCGTTATCATCGACGCTAAACACCTGTGCGTATCAACGCGGGGGGTGCAGGACCTCAACTCAACGACCATCACAGCTTCATACAGCGGCAAGTTCGAGGACGAAGCCACCCGGCAGGAGCTGCTGCGGTATATTGGATAG